In one Sphingomonas sp. AP4-R1 genomic region, the following are encoded:
- a CDS encoding PEPxxWA-CTERM sorting domain-containing protein: MRLMTKAAFASLLFASVPAFAATFDTGNLVVLVEGNGVYGATSGSYTTNQAAPITLMQFAQTGTSSASYVNSLVLPQTTSGANLGVSGEYGSSSEGFLHLSGDGKSLTLMGYGVNAAAFNANPTAYGTLTTDPTKSTALAQSGSLTGQAYTAVPRVVVSIDAMGSVNSSTALYNVYNGQNPRAAYTVDGSSYYISGQGQSGDKTGGVFYVSGGTATAVTGLDTSGKTAAQDTRDVQVYNGQLLTSVDSKQGSKSNRDFIGTLGQIGSLPTSLANNGDGPTMLPGFGNNGGTGKLTVTAANSNGLNTIGTTVNLSPEAFFFANPTTLYVADSGMPKNDSVTNDSNGSSLGNGGLQKWVFSNGSWSLAYTIAAGLNLVGNGSASGVTGLFGLTGVVVGDTVELYATSNTVTGVETTYLYGISDTLTATTKAAGQSFTTLATSPINSVFRGISFAPTASDVPEPASWALFIVGFGAVGGAMRRRTRTNVRFV; the protein is encoded by the coding sequence ATGCGTTTGATGACGAAGGCGGCGTTCGCGTCGCTGCTCTTTGCTTCCGTGCCGGCCTTCGCGGCGACCTTCGACACCGGCAATCTCGTCGTGCTGGTGGAAGGCAATGGGGTCTATGGCGCCACCTCCGGCAGCTATACGACCAACCAGGCCGCGCCGATCACGCTGATGCAGTTCGCGCAGACGGGCACGTCGAGCGCCTCCTACGTCAATTCGCTGGTGCTGCCGCAGACCACGTCCGGCGCCAATCTGGGCGTGTCGGGCGAATATGGCTCGTCGTCCGAGGGCTTTCTGCACCTGTCCGGCGACGGCAAGTCGCTGACCCTGATGGGCTATGGCGTCAACGCCGCCGCCTTCAACGCGAACCCGACCGCGTACGGCACGCTGACCACCGACCCGACCAAGTCGACCGCGCTGGCCCAGTCGGGCAGCCTCACGGGACAGGCCTATACGGCGGTGCCGCGCGTGGTGGTGTCGATCGATGCGATGGGCTCGGTCAACAGCTCGACCGCGCTCTATAACGTCTACAACGGCCAGAACCCCCGCGCCGCCTATACGGTGGACGGCAGCAGCTATTACATCTCCGGGCAGGGCCAGTCCGGCGACAAGACGGGCGGCGTCTTCTACGTTTCGGGCGGTACGGCCACGGCGGTGACGGGTCTCGACACGAGCGGCAAGACCGCCGCGCAGGATACGCGCGACGTGCAGGTCTATAACGGCCAGCTCCTCACCTCCGTCGACAGCAAGCAGGGTTCGAAGTCGAACCGCGACTTCATCGGCACGCTGGGGCAGATCGGCTCGCTGCCGACCTCCCTCGCCAACAATGGCGACGGCCCCACGATGCTGCCGGGCTTCGGCAACAATGGCGGCACGGGCAAGCTGACGGTCACGGCGGCGAATAGCAACGGCCTCAACACGATCGGCACGACCGTCAATCTGAGCCCGGAGGCCTTCTTCTTCGCCAATCCCACCACGCTCTATGTGGCGGACAGCGGCATGCCGAAGAATGACTCGGTCACCAACGACAGCAACGGTTCGTCGCTCGGCAATGGTGGCCTGCAAAAGTGGGTCTTTTCGAACGGCAGCTGGAGCCTGGCCTACACGATCGCGGCCGGTCTCAATCTGGTCGGCAACGGCTCGGCTTCGGGCGTGACGGGCCTGTTCGGCCTGACGGGCGTGGTCGTGGGCGATACGGTGGAGCTCTATGCGACCAGCAACACCGTGACCGGCGTCGAGACGACCTATCTCTACGGCATCAGCGATACGCTGACCGCGACGACCAAGGCGGCGGGCCAGAGCTTCACGACGCTGGCGACCTCGCCGATCAACTCGGTGTTCCGCGGGATCTCCTTCGCGCCGACCGCCTCCGACGTGCCGGAGCCCGCTTCGTGGGCTTTGTTCATCGTCGGCTTCGGCGCGGTGGGTGGCGCGATGCGCCGCCGCACGCGGACGAATGTGCGCTTCGTCTGA
- a CDS encoding TonB-dependent receptor: MTIRYRNNLLASTLLVGAAAIANPAFAQTASTDTSAETSSSDIVVTGTLVRNPNLVSSVPVTVIGSEEIALRQRNTAEELVRDLPGVTPSIGSAVNNGNGGAAYADLRGLGNFRNVVLIDGNRIVPSSATGRTDLNNIPLALIERADVLTGGAATTYGADAVSGVLNFITRQDFSGFEANVSNQITQRGDGNVFRGDLTVGANFDDGKGNAVLSIGYQKAKPVYQGARTFSQNQYTSTSGFAGGSGTTTPSRFTTGGSAYSVIDQNTGAVRAYRSRGTAAAPSDAFNFAPYNIFQTPFKRFNIYGAGHYDVADGIQVYTRGTFSKNTVNTIIAPSGVFGSQLTIPYSNPYLTPALRAAMCAGNGLTTAQCNAASLATSPTDPNFRTFNTTVGRRTTEVGPRVSEYVTTMFDYRAGAKFDITNSINLDINGSYGESENRQTQSGYVLLSRVRSAVYATNTTSCLGNAPNGAPLTAGTGCVPLNLFGPTGSIAANQIPYLTGNSFSQQKASLAQARALLTGDFGVTSPWASDPISFAAGTEYRKYTASQSADSLSQTAGELGGAGGAITNFNGGYDVVEGYSEVIAPLVSDKPGFESLTVEGGLRYSKYSVDAPGKPSFKTTTYKGGLTWEPISGIKFRGEYQRAVRAPNITELFAPSVVGLTNLSYDPCAGAAPTTNANLRAVCLAQGAPANSIGRILVPTGAQAAATTSGNLGLRPEKSDSYTLGIVLQPKGLIPGLSITVDYYHIKIKDAISQPTPDDAINLCFGNRTGAGISAAAASNPLCTAIRRNPVTGGLDGDPATTGGLNFVASNAGQVLTDGIDFGFNYRRDLGFAKLDLGMQGNYTRRAEFQATPVSIVRDCVGVYSTSCGSPASAGPSSSAGSLQPKFTFQQRTTLSRGALDVSLLWRHISPMNAEDGTTTFNGTIAGNAASNGALAGRTYNFGHIKAYDYFDLAFRVGVTDNLDVTLTVTNLLDKAPPIVGNTIGSTSFNSGNTYPSTYDALGRRFLMGAKLKF, from the coding sequence ATGACCATTCGCTACCGTAACAACCTGCTGGCATCGACCCTGTTGGTCGGCGCAGCCGCTATCGCCAATCCGGCGTTCGCGCAGACGGCCTCGACCGACACGTCGGCCGAAACCTCGTCGAGCGACATCGTCGTCACCGGCACCCTCGTTCGTAACCCGAACCTGGTGTCGTCCGTTCCGGTCACAGTGATCGGCTCCGAGGAAATCGCGCTCCGCCAGCGCAACACCGCTGAAGAACTGGTCCGCGATCTGCCGGGCGTGACGCCGTCGATCGGCTCCGCCGTGAACAACGGCAATGGCGGCGCGGCCTATGCCGACCTTCGCGGCCTGGGCAACTTCCGCAACGTCGTCCTGATCGACGGCAACCGCATCGTTCCGTCGAGCGCGACCGGCCGTACCGATCTCAACAACATCCCGCTCGCGCTGATCGAGCGCGCGGACGTGCTGACCGGCGGCGCCGCCACGACCTACGGCGCGGACGCCGTGTCGGGCGTGCTGAACTTCATCACCCGCCAGGATTTCTCGGGCTTCGAGGCGAACGTCTCCAACCAGATCACGCAGCGCGGCGACGGCAACGTCTTCCGCGGCGATCTGACGGTCGGCGCGAACTTCGACGACGGCAAGGGCAATGCGGTCCTCTCGATCGGCTACCAGAAGGCGAAGCCGGTCTATCAGGGCGCGCGCACCTTCTCGCAGAACCAGTACACCTCGACCTCGGGCTTCGCCGGCGGTTCGGGCACGACGACCCCGTCGCGCTTCACCACGGGCGGCTCCGCTTATTCGGTGATCGACCAGAACACCGGTGCGGTTCGCGCCTATCGTTCGCGCGGCACGGCCGCGGCGCCGTCCGACGCGTTCAACTTCGCGCCCTACAACATCTTCCAGACGCCGTTTAAGCGCTTCAACATCTACGGTGCCGGCCACTATGACGTGGCGGACGGCATCCAGGTCTACACGCGCGGCACGTTCTCGAAGAACACCGTCAACACGATCATCGCGCCGTCGGGCGTCTTCGGTTCGCAGTTGACGATCCCCTACAGCAACCCGTATCTGACGCCGGCCCTCCGCGCCGCGATGTGCGCCGGCAACGGCCTCACCACCGCGCAGTGCAACGCGGCGTCTCTGGCGACGAGCCCGACGGATCCGAACTTCCGCACCTTCAACACGACTGTCGGCCGTCGTACGACGGAAGTCGGCCCGCGCGTCTCCGAATATGTGACGACGATGTTCGACTATCGCGCCGGTGCGAAGTTCGACATCACCAACAGCATCAACCTCGACATCAACGGTTCGTACGGCGAGTCCGAGAACCGCCAGACCCAGTCGGGCTATGTGCTGCTGTCGCGCGTCCGCTCGGCCGTGTACGCCACCAACACCACGAGCTGCCTTGGCAACGCCCCGAACGGCGCCCCTCTGACGGCGGGCACGGGCTGCGTTCCGCTCAACCTGTTCGGCCCGACGGGTTCGATCGCCGCCAACCAGATCCCGTATCTGACCGGCAACTCGTTCTCGCAGCAGAAGGCTTCGCTGGCCCAGGCCCGCGCGCTTCTGACCGGCGACTTCGGCGTCACCAGCCCATGGGCTTCGGACCCGATCAGCTTCGCGGCGGGCACCGAGTATCGCAAGTACACCGCTTCGCAGTCGGCGGACTCGCTGTCGCAGACGGCGGGCGAACTGGGCGGCGCCGGCGGCGCGATCACCAACTTCAACGGCGGATATGACGTCGTCGAAGGGTATAGCGAAGTCATCGCTCCGCTCGTCTCCGACAAGCCGGGCTTCGAGAGCCTGACCGTCGAAGGCGGCCTGCGTTACTCCAAGTACAGCGTCGACGCTCCGGGCAAGCCGAGCTTCAAGACGACCACCTACAAGGGCGGTCTGACCTGGGAACCGATCAGCGGCATCAAGTTCCGTGGTGAATATCAGCGCGCGGTTCGTGCGCCGAACATCACCGAGCTGTTCGCGCCGTCGGTCGTCGGCCTGACCAACCTCAGCTACGATCCGTGCGCCGGCGCCGCGCCGACCACGAATGCGAACCTGCGGGCGGTCTGTCTCGCGCAGGGTGCTCCTGCCAATTCGATCGGCCGCATCCTGGTCCCGACCGGCGCTCAGGCGGCCGCGACGACCTCCGGCAACCTGGGTCTCCGTCCCGAGAAGTCGGACTCCTACACGCTGGGTATCGTGCTGCAGCCGAAGGGTCTGATCCCCGGCCTGTCGATCACGGTCGATTACTACCACATCAAGATCAAGGACGCGATTTCGCAGCCGACCCCGGATGACGCGATCAACCTGTGCTTCGGTAACCGTACCGGTGCGGGCATCTCGGCAGCCGCGGCTTCGAACCCGCTCTGCACCGCGATCCGGCGCAACCCGGTCACCGGCGGTCTCGATGGCGATCCGGCGACCACGGGCGGCCTGAACTTCGTCGCGTCCAACGCGGGCCAGGTTCTGACCGACGGTATCGACTTCGGCTTCAACTATCGTCGTGATCTCGGCTTCGCGAAGCTCGATCTCGGCATGCAGGGCAACTACACCCGTCGGGCGGAGTTCCAGGCGACGCCGGTTTCGATCGTTCGCGACTGCGTCGGCGTCTACAGCACGAGCTGCGGTTCGCCCGCGTCGGCCGGTCCGAGCTCGTCGGCCGGTTCGCTGCAGCCGAAGTTCACCTTCCAGCAGCGCACGACCCTCAGCCGCGGCGCGCTCGACGTGTCGCTCCTGTGGCGCCACATCAGCCCGATGAATGCCGAGGATGGCACCACCACCTTCAACGGCACGATCGCGGGCAATGCGGCTTCGAACGGCGCACTGGCCGGCCGGACCTACAATTTCGGTCACATCAAGGCGTACGACTATTTCGACCTGGCGTTCCGCGTCGGTGTCACGGACAATCTGGACGTGACGCTGACCGTGACCAACCTGCTCGACAAGGCTCCGCCGATCGTCGGCAACACGATCGGTTCGACCTCGTTCAACAGCGGCAACACCTATCCGTCGACCTACGACGCGCTGGGCCGTCGCTTCCTGATGGGCGCCAAGCTCAAGTTCTGA
- a CDS encoding sulfotransferase translates to MSNRINKSSRAAKAKQSAVSRGRVEQALAAGDIAGAASLAEAALAAGQMDPMFLNLAAWRNEEIGNFPEAYRLLQRALVISPGDITILGGIAAVLRKDDRPNEAIEVIDDVVAKAPGYAAAWLERGYILDALRDEEAAAESYGRAAALDPGMAPALGKLADRAAKRGETDAAQAYARRAFATHPLEPAATFAIATMAIEARDGAAAERRLRALLDHPLDGDDRTRALTLLGDALDKQDRTAEAFAAWEAAQRNFADRYRARLGPVDGRPSHRAFIDRIAAQVAATTAPPRRYPDTDLPQAAAAHVFLLGYPRSGTTLVENVLASAPGVAALEERPTLVDTDEIVLANDGSMPDLDTLGPAFVDRLRAGYWRRVTDMAGDVTGKTFVDMNPFNGFKLPMIARLFPDARIVVMRRDPRDIALSCFRINFTPSTATYSFSDLAETARHYDALTGLVELCRERFPLAFHDLRYDRLVSDFEPTVRALAAFVGIKWTDDFMTFDRTAQSRGVRTASATQVRRGLFDGRGQWRRYEAQLAPALPILEPWVKRFGFEG, encoded by the coding sequence ATGTCGAATCGGATCAATAAATCGTCCCGCGCCGCCAAGGCGAAGCAGAGCGCCGTTTCGCGCGGGCGGGTCGAGCAGGCGCTAGCCGCCGGCGATATTGCGGGCGCGGCCTCCCTGGCCGAAGCCGCGCTGGCGGCGGGACAGATGGATCCGATGTTCCTGAACCTCGCCGCGTGGCGGAACGAGGAGATCGGCAACTTCCCCGAAGCCTATCGGCTGTTGCAGCGCGCACTCGTCATCTCGCCCGGCGACATCACGATCCTGGGTGGCATCGCGGCGGTCCTCCGCAAGGATGACCGGCCGAACGAGGCGATCGAGGTGATCGATGACGTGGTGGCCAAAGCCCCCGGCTATGCCGCCGCCTGGCTGGAGCGCGGCTACATCCTCGATGCGCTGCGCGACGAGGAGGCCGCCGCCGAAAGCTATGGCCGTGCCGCCGCGCTCGATCCCGGCATGGCCCCCGCGCTCGGCAAGCTCGCCGATCGCGCCGCCAAGCGCGGCGAGACGGATGCGGCACAGGCTTATGCCCGCCGCGCCTTCGCCACCCATCCGCTCGAGCCCGCCGCCACCTTCGCGATCGCGACGATGGCGATCGAGGCCCGCGACGGCGCGGCCGCCGAACGGCGCCTGCGCGCGCTGCTCGATCATCCGCTCGACGGCGACGATCGCACGCGCGCGCTCACCCTGCTGGGCGACGCGCTCGACAAGCAGGATCGCACCGCCGAGGCCTTCGCCGCGTGGGAAGCGGCGCAGCGCAACTTCGCCGATCGTTATCGCGCCCGGCTCGGCCCCGTCGACGGCCGCCCCTCGCACCGCGCCTTCATCGATCGCATCGCAGCCCAGGTCGCCGCGACCACCGCGCCGCCGCGCCGTTATCCGGACACGGATCTGCCGCAGGCGGCCGCCGCGCATGTGTTCCTGCTCGGCTATCCCCGCTCGGGCACGACCCTGGTGGAAAATGTCCTCGCCAGCGCGCCCGGCGTGGCGGCGCTCGAGGAACGGCCGACGCTGGTCGATACGGATGAGATCGTCCTCGCCAATGACGGATCTATGCCCGATCTCGACACGCTCGGTCCCGCCTTCGTCGATCGGCTGCGCGCGGGCTATTGGCGGCGCGTCACGGACATGGCCGGCGACGTCACCGGCAAGACCTTCGTCGACATGAATCCGTTCAACGGCTTCAAGCTGCCGATGATCGCGCGCCTGTTTCCGGACGCCCGCATCGTCGTGATGCGCCGCGATCCGCGCGACATCGCGCTGAGTTGCTTCCGCATCAATTTCACGCCCAGCACCGCCACCTATTCGTTCAGCGATCTGGCCGAGACGGCCCGCCATTATGATGCGCTGACCGGGCTGGTGGAATTGTGCCGGGAGCGTTTCCCCCTCGCCTTCCACGATCTGCGTTATGACCGGCTGGTGTCCGATTTCGAGCCGACGGTGCGCGCGCTGGCGGCCTTCGTCGGCATAAAGTGGACCGACGATTTCATGACCTTCGATCGCACCGCGCAATCGCGCGGCGTGCGCACCGCGAGCGCCACGCAGGTCCGTCGCGGCCTGTTCGACGGTCGCGGCCAGTGGCGCCGCTACGAGGCGCAGCTCGCCCCCGCTCTGCCGATCCTGGAGCCATGGGTGAAGCGCTTCGGCTTCGAGGGCTGA
- a CDS encoding aspartyl/asparaginyl beta-hydroxylase domain-containing protein translates to MKEDLQRMGEMGLAALSAGDAVQARRIFERIESEGRGTHQLRLLLAQACTMLGDAPAAHRVLDRVLQDEPANLYANLMRGDLLHTAGDPRAAVSWYQAALMQAPRAGALPQDLIDALHEAERKVEAVGRTFADHMTAQLAAAGVSGAVHPRFAEALDLLTGRAEVQLQQPTNFYYPGLPQRAFFDREEFDWVAALEAKTPEIVAELEALVASDPLREPYVVPEPGRPAKAHPLLGDTRWSAFHLFREGAPIEENVARCPKTFAALADLPMPRITGRSPMAMFSVLRPHTHIPPHNGMINTRLICHLPLIVPEGCRLRVGNHTRAVEAGKMMIFDDSVRHEAWNDSDETRIVLIFEIWRPELTEAERTALTTLFGTIGVYSGAGNGA, encoded by the coding sequence CCTTTCGGCGGGCGATGCCGTGCAGGCCCGGCGCATCTTCGAGCGGATCGAGTCCGAGGGGCGCGGCACGCACCAGCTCCGCCTGCTGCTCGCGCAGGCCTGCACGATGCTGGGCGACGCGCCCGCCGCGCACCGTGTGCTGGATCGCGTGCTGCAGGACGAGCCCGCCAATCTCTACGCCAATCTGATGCGCGGCGATCTGCTGCACACGGCGGGCGATCCGCGCGCGGCCGTTTCCTGGTATCAGGCCGCCTTGATGCAGGCGCCGCGCGCGGGCGCGCTGCCGCAGGATCTGATCGATGCCCTCCACGAAGCCGAGCGCAAGGTGGAGGCGGTCGGCCGGACCTTCGCGGATCACATGACCGCGCAGCTCGCGGCGGCGGGTGTATCGGGGGCGGTTCATCCGCGCTTCGCCGAGGCGCTCGATCTGCTCACCGGCAGGGCCGAGGTGCAGCTCCAGCAGCCGACCAACTTCTATTATCCCGGGCTTCCCCAGCGCGCCTTCTTCGATCGCGAGGAATTCGATTGGGTCGCCGCCCTGGAGGCGAAGACGCCGGAGATCGTCGCGGAGCTGGAGGCGCTCGTCGCCAGCGATCCGTTACGCGAGCCCTATGTCGTGCCCGAGCCCGGCCGCCCCGCCAAGGCGCACCCCCTGCTCGGCGACACGCGCTGGAGCGCGTTCCACCTGTTCCGCGAAGGCGCGCCGATCGAGGAGAATGTCGCGCGCTGCCCGAAGACGTTCGCCGCGCTGGCCGATCTGCCGATGCCGCGCATCACGGGACGCTCGCCCATGGCGATGTTCTCGGTGCTGCGCCCGCACACGCACATCCCGCCGCACAACGGCATGATCAACACGCGGCTCATCTGCCATCTGCCGCTGATCGTGCCCGAGGGCTGCCGCCTGCGCGTGGGCAATCACACCCGCGCCGTCGAGGCCGGGAAGATGATGATCTTCGACGATTCGGTCCGGCACGAGGCCTGGAACGACAGCGACGAGACGCGCATCGTGCTGATCTTCGAGATCTGGCGCCCCGAACTCACCGAGGCCGAGCGCACCGCGCTGACGACGCTGTTCGGCACGATCGGCGTCTATTCGGGAGCGGGCAACGGCGCCTGA
- the clpB gene encoding ATP-dependent chaperone ClpB, with amino-acid sequence MNLEKLTERSKGFLQAAQTVAIRMSHQQITPEHLLKALLEDEQGMASGLIKAAGGDPLAATRATDAALAKIPSVSGGGAQQTPGLTNDLIRVLDQAEQVATKAGDSYVTVERMLLALALSLNTAAGKALQAANLKPEALNAAINELRGGRTADTASAEDRYDALKKFARDLTQAARDGKLDPVIGRDEEIRRTIQILARRTKNNPVLIGEPGTGKTAIAEGLALRIAHGDVPDGLKDRRLMALDMGSLIAGAKYRGEFEERLKGVLDEVKQAEGHVVLFIDEMHTLVGAGKSEGAMDAGNLLKPALARGELHCIGATTLDEYRKYVEKDPALQRRFQPVFVGEPTVEDTISILRGLKDKYELHHGVRITDGALVAAATLSNRYITDRFLPDKAIDLMDEAASRLRMEVESKPEEIEALDRRIVRMKIEREALSKESDQASKDRLAALEYDLAALEEESAALTRRWQAEKDKLNAETKVKEQLEQARQQLDQAQRGGDFTRAGELSYGIIPALEKQLAEAQTTTATAMVREEVTSEDIASVVARWTGVPVERMLEGERDKLLRMEEAIGKRVIGQSDAVAAVSRAVRRARAGLQDPNRPLGSFLFLGPTGVGKTELTKALAGFLFDDDAAMVRIDMSEFMEKHSVARLIGAPPGYVGYEEGGVLTEAVRRRPYQVVLFDEVEKAHGDVFNILLQVLDDGRLTDGQGRTVDFTNTLIILTSNLGSQFLANLPDEVSTETVEPQVMEVVRAHFRPEFLNRLDEIILFHRLGQSHMGPIVDIQVGRVQKLLKDRKIALSLTDGAREWLGRVGYDPVYGARPLKRAVQKYLQDPLAEALLKGDVPDGSMVTVEGADGRLDLKVA; translated from the coding sequence ATGAACCTCGAAAAGCTGACCGAACGATCCAAGGGTTTCCTGCAGGCGGCGCAGACCGTGGCCATCCGCATGAGTCACCAGCAGATCACGCCCGAGCATCTGCTGAAGGCGCTGCTGGAGGACGAGCAGGGCATGGCATCCGGCCTCATCAAGGCGGCGGGCGGCGATCCGCTGGCGGCGACGCGCGCCACCGATGCGGCGCTCGCCAAGATCCCGTCCGTCTCGGGCGGGGGCGCACAGCAGACGCCGGGGCTGACCAACGATCTGATCCGCGTGCTGGACCAGGCCGAGCAGGTCGCGACCAAGGCGGGGGACAGCTATGTCACCGTCGAGCGGATGCTGCTGGCGCTGGCGCTCTCGCTCAACACGGCGGCGGGCAAGGCGTTGCAGGCGGCGAATCTGAAGCCCGAGGCGCTGAACGCCGCGATCAACGAACTGCGCGGCGGGCGCACCGCCGACACCGCCTCGGCCGAGGATCGCTATGACGCGCTGAAGAAGTTCGCGCGCGATCTCACGCAGGCGGCGCGCGACGGTAAGCTGGATCCGGTGATCGGCCGCGACGAGGAGATCCGCCGCACGATCCAGATCCTCGCCCGGCGGACGAAGAACAATCCCGTGCTGATCGGCGAGCCCGGCACCGGCAAGACCGCGATCGCCGAGGGCCTCGCGCTGCGCATCGCCCATGGCGACGTGCCGGACGGGCTGAAGGACCGCCGGCTGATGGCGCTCGACATGGGCAGCCTGATCGCCGGCGCCAAATATCGCGGCGAATTCGAGGAGCGGCTGAAGGGCGTGCTCGACGAGGTGAAGCAGGCCGAGGGGCATGTGGTGCTCTTCATCGACGAGATGCACACGCTGGTCGGCGCGGGCAAATCCGAAGGCGCGATGGATGCGGGCAATCTGCTGAAGCCGGCGTTGGCGCGCGGCGAACTGCACTGCATCGGCGCGACCACGCTCGACGAATATCGCAAATATGTCGAGAAGGACCCGGCGCTCCAGCGGCGTTTCCAGCCCGTCTTCGTGGGCGAGCCGACGGTGGAGGATACGATCTCCATCCTGCGCGGGCTCAAGGACAAATATGAGCTGCACCACGGCGTGCGGATCACCGACGGCGCGCTGGTGGCGGCGGCGACGCTCTCCAACCGCTACATCACCGACCGCTTCCTGCCGGACAAGGCGATCGACCTGATGGACGAGGCCGCCTCGCGCCTGCGCATGGAGGTGGAGAGCAAGCCCGAGGAGATCGAGGCGCTCGACCGGCGCATCGTGCGGATGAAGATCGAGCGCGAGGCTTTGTCGAAGGAAAGCGATCAGGCGTCGAAGGATCGTCTGGCGGCGCTGGAATATGATCTGGCGGCGCTGGAGGAGGAAAGCGCGGCGCTCACGCGGCGCTGGCAGGCCGAGAAGGACAAGCTCAACGCCGAGACGAAGGTGAAGGAGCAACTGGAGCAGGCGCGCCAGCAGCTGGACCAGGCGCAGCGCGGCGGCGATTTCACCCGCGCGGGCGAACTGAGCTACGGCATCATCCCGGCGCTGGAGAAGCAGCTGGCCGAGGCCCAGACCACCACCGCCACGGCGATGGTGCGCGAGGAAGTGACGAGCGAGGATATCGCCTCGGTCGTCGCGCGCTGGACGGGCGTGCCGGTCGAGCGGATGCTGGAAGGCGAGCGCGACAAGTTGCTGCGCATGGAAGAGGCGATCGGCAAGCGCGTGATCGGGCAGAGCGACGCGGTGGCGGCGGTGAGCCGCGCCGTGCGGCGGGCCCGCGCGGGCCTGCAGGATCCGAACCGGCCGCTCGGCTCCTTCCTGTTCCTCGGGCCCACCGGCGTGGGCAAGACCGAACTGACCAAGGCGCTGGCCGGCTTCCTGTTCGACGACGATGCCGCGATGGTGCGCATCGACATGAGCGAGTTCATGGAGAAGCACAGCGTGGCGCGGCTGATCGGCGCGCCTCCGGGCTATGTCGGCTATGAGGAAGGCGGCGTCCTGACCGAGGCAGTCCGGCGCCGGCCCTATCAGGTCGTGCTGTTCGACGAGGTGGAGAAGGCGCACGGCGACGTGTTCAACATCCTGCTGCAGGTGCTGGACGACGGCCGGCTGACGGACGGGCAGGGGCGCACGGTGGATTTCACCAACACGCTGATCATCCTGACCTCGAACCTCGGCAGCCAGTTCCTCGCCAACCTGCCGGACGAGGTTTCGACCGAGACGGTGGAGCCGCAGGTGATGGAGGTGGTGCGCGCGCACTTCCGGCCGGAATTCCTGAACCGGCTGGACGAGATCATCCTGTTCCACCGGCTGGGCCAGAGCCACATGGGGCCGATCGTCGACATCCAGGTTGGCCGCGTCCAGAAACTGCTCAAGGATCGCAAGATCGCGCTGAGCCTGACGGACGGTGCGCGCGAATGGCTGGGCCGGGTGGGCTACGATCCGGTCTATGGCGCGCGGCCGCTGAAGCGCGCGGTGCAGAAATATCTGCAGGACCCGCTCGCCGAGGCGCTGCTGAAGGGCGACGTGCCCGACGGATCGATGGTCACCGTCGAGGGAGCGGACGGCCGGCTGGACCTGAAGGTCGCGTAA